The following coding sequences are from one Eublepharis macularius isolate TG4126 chromosome 19, MPM_Emac_v1.0, whole genome shotgun sequence window:
- the LOC129346499 gene encoding olfactory receptor 12D1-like, with the protein MQNRTTVTEFILLGVSDTHDLNGFLFGLFLLMYIADISGNLAVAAITLWDPHLQTPMYFFIGNLSFIDVFYSSTTVPKMFLGLVSHSNRIPYGGCIAQMFFFHFLGSTEAMLLAVMGYYDRYLAVCHPLRYPLLMSRQLRLTLAASVWTAGFFHSLLHALMMSRLSFCQDNQVAHFFCDIAPLLALSCSDTHINQALLAGVTGSIILGCFTFTLASYGYILRAVVAMRSAEGLRRAFRTCGAHLTVVALHYGCAGAMYLRPRSEGSLGTDRAVTVLYTAVTPVLNPLIYTLRNKEVKTALRWVLAKKVCVLQS; encoded by the coding sequence ATGCAGAATAGAACAACGGTAACAGAGTTCATTCTCCTTGGTGTATCAGACACCCATGACCTTAACGGCTTCCTCTTCGGTCTCTTCCTTCTCATGTACATAGCAGACATCTCTGGAAATTTGGCAGTAGCCGCGATCACGCTTTGGGACCCGCATCTCCAGACACCCATGTATTTTTTCATTGGCAATCTCTCTTTCATCGATGTCTTCTATTCTTCTACCACGGTACCCAAGATGTTCCTGGGACTGGTCTCCCACAGCAACCGTATCCCTTACGGAGGGTGCATTGCCCAGATGTTCTTCTTCCATTTCCTTGGCAGCACTGAAGCCATGCTGTTGGCAGTCATGGGTTACTACGACCGCTACCTGGCTGTCTGCCACCCTCTCCGCTACCCTCTTCTGATGAGTCGCCAGCTCCGGTTGACCTTGGCAGCCTCGGTGTGGACCGCTGGATTCTTCCACTCGCTTCTCCACGCTCTCATGATGTCTCGCCTCTCCTTCTGTCAAGACAACCAGGTGGCACATTTTTTCTGCGACATCGCTCCACTGCTGGCCCTGTCGTGCTCTGACACCCATATCAACCAGGCCTTACTAGCTGGGGTCACTGGCTCCATCATCTTGGGTTGCTTCACCTTTACTCTGGCATCCTATGGCTACATCTTGCGAGCAGTGGTGGCCATGCGCTCAGCAGAAGGCCTCCGTCGGGCCTTCCGCACCTGTGGGGCTCACCTCACCGTGGTGGCACTGCACTATGGCTGCGCTGGGGCCATGTACCTGCGGCCCCGCTCAGAAGGTTCGCTAGGAACTGACAGGGCTGTGACAGTGCTGTATACAGCAGTCACGCCTGTCCTCAACCCGCTCATTTACACCCTACGCAACAAAGAGGTCAAGACTGCTTTGAGATGGGTTTTGGCAAAAAAGGTGTGTGTGCTACAAAGTTGA